The Nocardioides sp. S-1144 genome includes a region encoding these proteins:
- a CDS encoding signal peptidase I: protein MHRLRELLLWAGAALGLLAVLAGVAVAFLGFSLLVFRSGSMAPDIPTGGVALTRETAAADVRPGDVVSVLAANGDRITHRVVSTTVRGDRATLVLQGDANTTPDDEVYVVESVERVVASAPYGGFVVAHVLTPPGLLAVGCLSLMLVLMTFGRTDEDDEDDADDEDGADGADEDDPDDAARARRGAGPARHRGAGRDRRAAGAAAVTLVLVGGSLGAGGVEGTLAAFTDANRALTSSFGAADLAVPAAPGSTQTPTTSVVALTWSSAAVGATTATAYEVLRHTTATGGTGTSVCTTTALSCTDVRQAGTVYYSVRAKIGGQWVEESTRRVYTPEVTGPVLALTQPRTTNVSAANMRSQVAACVPAGIACGTSADASGVALTEYTLLRTLTGVLGSTWFCWSGSAWVQVAQASCPTFRATTGTTSWTVPGSPATAYPSLLAAEFLLTLRSTDAFGNVANGSVGYSVNAL from the coding sequence ATGCACCGACTTCGCGAGCTCCTCCTGTGGGCCGGCGCGGCCCTCGGGCTGCTCGCGGTCCTCGCCGGCGTGGCCGTGGCCTTCCTGGGCTTCAGCCTCCTCGTCTTCCGCTCCGGCTCGATGGCACCGGACATCCCCACCGGTGGGGTCGCGCTCACGCGGGAGACGGCCGCGGCCGACGTCCGACCCGGCGACGTCGTCAGCGTGCTCGCGGCCAACGGTGACCGGATCACGCACCGGGTGGTCTCGACGACCGTGCGCGGCGACCGGGCGACCCTGGTGCTCCAGGGGGACGCCAACACCACGCCGGACGACGAGGTCTACGTCGTCGAGTCGGTCGAGCGCGTGGTCGCCTCCGCCCCGTACGGCGGCTTCGTGGTCGCGCACGTCCTCACGCCGCCCGGGCTGCTCGCCGTCGGGTGCCTGAGCCTGATGCTGGTCCTGATGACGTTCGGGCGCACCGACGAGGACGACGAGGACGACGCGGACGACGAGGACGGCGCGGACGGCGCGGACGAGGACGACCCGGACGACGCGGCGCGGGCGCGCCGCGGCGCCGGTCCCGCCCGCCACCGCGGTGCCGGGCGTGACCGGCGCGCAGCCGGTGCCGCCGCGGTGACCCTGGTGCTGGTCGGCGGCTCGCTCGGGGCGGGCGGGGTCGAGGGCACCCTGGCGGCGTTCACCGACGCCAACCGGGCGCTCACCTCGTCGTTCGGCGCGGCCGACCTCGCCGTCCCCGCGGCCCCCGGGAGCACCCAGACACCGACGACGAGCGTCGTCGCGCTGACCTGGTCGAGCGCCGCGGTCGGCGCGACCACGGCCACGGCCTACGAGGTGCTCCGCCACACCACCGCCACCGGCGGCACCGGGACCTCGGTCTGCACCACGACCGCGCTGAGCTGCACCGACGTGAGGCAGGCCGGCACCGTCTACTACTCGGTGCGGGCGAAGATCGGCGGGCAGTGGGTCGAGGAGTCGACGCGACGGGTGTACACCCCCGAGGTGACCGGCCCGGTGCTGGCCCTGACCCAGCCGCGCACCACGAACGTGTCGGCCGCCAACATGCGGAGCCAGGTGGCCGCGTGCGTCCCGGCCGGGATCGCCTGCGGCACCTCGGCGGACGCCTCGGGCGTCGCGCTCACCGAGTACACGCTGCTCCGCACCCTCACCGGCGTCCTCGGGTCGACGTGGTTCTGCTGGTCCGGGTCGGCGTGGGTCCAGGTGGCCCAGGCGTCGTGCCCGACCTTCCGCGCGACGACGGGGACCACGAGCTGGACGGTCCCGGGGAGCCCGGCCACGGCCTACCCCAGCCTCCTCGCCGCCGAGTTCCTCCTGACGCTGCGGTCGACCGACGCCTTCGGCAACGTCGCCAACGGCTCGGTGGGCTACAGCGTCAACGCGCTGTAG
- a CDS encoding TasA family protein translates to MRTPRTSTRRRRRSGRTRAIISLGAVAVLATGLSVKGTFAFWTDSGTAQTGAFSSGTLDITVNGQLAGQANNGGSTTIASLALGNMVPGESVAGSFPVANAGTVPLTYTLTGTGSGGLAVTNGLQYSVTFGATAANTGSAANGNRTGTCGAVTPTDANTTLLTTAPSTFATNRALAVGASDTVCIIARLNSNAPNALQTLGGTASFLFDSKQVGA, encoded by the coding sequence ATGCGCACCCCCCGCACCAGCACCCGCCGGCGCCGACGTTCCGGCCGCACCCGGGCGATCATCTCGCTCGGCGCCGTCGCGGTCCTCGCGACCGGACTGAGCGTGAAGGGCACCTTCGCGTTCTGGACCGACTCCGGGACCGCCCAGACCGGCGCGTTCAGCTCGGGCACCCTCGACATCACCGTGAACGGTCAGCTCGCGGGCCAGGCCAACAACGGTGGCTCGACGACGATCGCCAGCCTGGCGCTGGGCAACATGGTGCCCGGCGAGAGCGTGGCCGGGAGCTTCCCGGTCGCCAACGCCGGGACGGTGCCGCTCACCTACACCCTCACCGGCACCGGGTCGGGCGGCCTGGCGGTGACCAACGGGCTGCAGTACTCCGTCACGTTCGGCGCCACCGCCGCCAACACCGGCTCCGCCGCGAACGGCAACCGGACCGGCACGTGTGGCGCCGTCACCCCCACCGACGCCAACACCACGCTCCTCACCACGGCGCCCTCGACCTTCGCGACCAACCGCGCCCTGGCGGTCGGGGCCAGCGACACCGTCTGCATCATCGCCCGGCTGAACAGCAACGCCCCCAACGCGCTGCAGACCCTCGGCGGGACCGCGTCGTTCCTCTTCGACTCCAAGCAGGTCGGTGCCTGA
- a CDS encoding LPXTG cell wall anchor domain-containing protein, producing the protein MRTAVVVPVVLLAAASLSPAAAAEGQLGVSRDGVHYGDALTRPLFDPEVRWVPGDERTARFWVRNQSSGLGDLTVRIDRAPRDALFGTDDLEVAARIGQQDYVGTTAPGAHELIDAEDVAAGTEVAVDVRVRLAPEAPNATMVLGADLDFTVTLTESTDGDDGGGTPGDGTPDLALPGVDLPATGSSIEPWLLPAAAGLVLGGALLVLLSRRRPPPDA; encoded by the coding sequence GTGAGGACCGCCGTGGTCGTCCCGGTCGTGCTGCTGGCGGCGGCGTCCCTGTCGCCGGCGGCGGCCGCCGAGGGGCAGCTCGGGGTGAGCAGGGACGGCGTGCACTACGGCGACGCCCTGACCCGACCGTTGTTCGACCCGGAGGTGCGCTGGGTGCCGGGCGACGAGCGCACCGCGCGGTTCTGGGTGCGCAACCAGTCCTCCGGCCTCGGCGACCTCACGGTCCGCATCGACCGGGCGCCCCGCGACGCGCTGTTCGGGACCGACGACCTCGAGGTCGCGGCCCGGATCGGGCAGCAGGACTACGTCGGCACCACCGCCCCGGGCGCGCACGAGCTCATCGACGCCGAGGACGTCGCCGCCGGTACCGAGGTCGCCGTCGACGTCCGGGTGCGGCTCGCGCCCGAGGCGCCGAACGCCACCATGGTGCTCGGTGCCGACCTCGACTTCACCGTCACCCTCACCGAGTCGACCGACGGCGACGACGGCGGGGGCACGCCGGGCGACGGGACGCCCGACCTCGCGCTGCCGGGCGTTGACCTCCCGGCCACGGGCTCCTCGATCGAGCCCTGGCTGCTGCCCGCCGCGGCCGGGCTCGTGCTCGGCGGCGCCCTGCTCGTCCTGCTCTCCCGGCGCCGCCCCCCACCGGACGCCTGA
- a CDS encoding signal peptidase I, with product MSLDHRADADVRPDGSGGTVGSVVRLAARVLVWAVLLACVAAIAVAVVVPRLGGATPYTVLTGSMRPHLPPGTLVVVRPVAFEDLHLGSVITYQLRSGEPEVVTHRVVAVRTSLRGEVELQTRGDANGAPDEVWVRPEQVRGELWYAVPHLGGLNTLVTGHERQLVTFVVAGGLAGYALLMFAGAARDRSRRRSPS from the coding sequence GTGTCCCTGGACCACCGTGCCGACGCCGACGTCCGTCCGGACGGGAGCGGCGGCACGGTGGGATCGGTCGTGCGCCTCGCGGCCCGCGTGCTCGTCTGGGCGGTGCTGCTGGCGTGCGTCGCGGCGATCGCGGTCGCCGTCGTGGTCCCGCGGCTCGGCGGGGCCACTCCCTACACCGTCCTCACGGGGTCGATGCGGCCGCACCTGCCGCCCGGCACCCTGGTGGTGGTGCGTCCGGTCGCCTTCGAGGACCTGCACCTCGGGTCGGTGATCACCTACCAGCTCCGCTCGGGGGAGCCGGAGGTCGTCACGCACCGGGTCGTCGCGGTGCGCACCAGCCTCCGCGGCGAGGTCGAGCTCCAGACCCGGGGCGACGCCAACGGTGCTCCCGACGAGGTCTGGGTGCGACCCGAGCAGGTGCGCGGCGAGCTCTGGTACGCCGTCCCGCACCTGGGCGGCCTCAACACCCTGGTCACCGGTCACGAGCGCCAGCTGGTGACCTTCGTCGTGGCCGGCGGGCTCGCCGGGTACGCGCTGCTGATGTTCGCCGGAGCCGCCCGCGACCGGTCCCGACGACGGAGCCCGTCGTGA
- a CDS encoding alternate-type signal peptide domain-containing protein, with the protein MNKSTKGAIGAAAAAVLLLGGAGTLAFWSDSATVNGGSVNAGFLTLDDGVCDADWVYADGGNAGAPVVNFVPGDAITKDCEFVIGAEGDNLEASPTIPDTIVITPAPAAPSFTATVDATYALPGGPLAADDTITEENDGDTLTASIVVTIPFGNATTINANDTQNITASLANLTVALTQDLGADNPNP; encoded by the coding sequence ATGAACAAGTCAACCAAGGGCGCCATCGGCGCCGCGGCCGCCGCTGTCCTCCTGCTCGGCGGCGCCGGCACGCTCGCCTTCTGGAGCGACTCCGCCACCGTCAACGGCGGCTCCGTGAACGCCGGCTTCCTCACCCTCGACGACGGCGTGTGCGACGCCGACTGGGTCTACGCCGACGGTGGCAACGCCGGCGCGCCCGTGGTCAACTTCGTGCCCGGTGACGCGATCACCAAGGACTGCGAGTTCGTGATCGGCGCCGAGGGCGACAACCTCGAGGCCAGCCCGACCATCCCCGACACGATCGTCATCACGCCGGCGCCGGCGGCGCCGTCGTTCACGGCGACCGTCGACGCGACGTACGCGCTGCCCGGCGGGCCCCTGGCGGCGGACGACACGATCACCGAGGAGAACGACGGCGACACGCTCACCGCGAGCATCGTGGTGACGATCCCGTTCGGCAACGCCACCACGATCAACGCCAACGACACCCAGAACATCACGGCGTCGCTCGCGAACCTCACCGTCGCCCTCACCCAGGACCTCGGCGCCGACAACCCGAACCCCTGA
- the pdxS gene encoding pyridoxal 5'-phosphate synthase lyase subunit PdxS yields the protein MDNTVDTPGTGTTRVKRGMAEMLKGGVIMDVVTAEQAKIAEDAGAVAVMALERVPADIRAQGGVSRMSDPDMIDSIIASVSIPVMAKARIGHFAEAQVLQSLGVDYIDESEVLTPADYANHIDKWTFTAPFVCGATNLGEALRRITEGAAMIRSKGEAGTGDVSNAVTHMRTILGELRRLASLQDDELYVAAKELQAPYDLVKEVAATGTLPVVLFTAGGIATPADAAMMMQLGAEGVFVGSGIFKSGNPAQRAEAIVKATTFHDDPDMVAKVSRGLGEAMVGINVEEIPQPHRLAERGW from the coding sequence ATGGACAACACCGTCGACACCCCTGGAACCGGCACCACCCGCGTCAAGCGGGGGATGGCCGAGATGCTCAAGGGCGGCGTCATCATGGACGTCGTCACCGCCGAGCAGGCGAAGATCGCCGAGGACGCCGGCGCGGTCGCCGTCATGGCCCTCGAGCGGGTGCCCGCCGACATCCGCGCCCAGGGCGGCGTGTCCCGGATGAGCGACCCCGACATGATCGACTCGATCATCGCCTCGGTCTCGATCCCGGTGATGGCCAAGGCCCGCATCGGTCACTTCGCCGAGGCGCAGGTGCTGCAGAGCCTCGGCGTCGACTACATCGACGAGTCCGAGGTGCTGACCCCGGCCGACTACGCCAACCACATCGACAAGTGGACCTTCACCGCGCCGTTCGTGTGCGGTGCGACCAACCTGGGCGAGGCCCTGCGCCGGATCACCGAGGGCGCCGCGATGATCCGCTCGAAGGGTGAGGCCGGCACCGGCGACGTCTCCAACGCCGTGACCCACATGCGCACCATCCTCGGCGAGCTGCGCCGGCTCGCCTCGCTCCAGGACGACGAGCTCTACGTCGCCGCGAAGGAGCTCCAGGCGCCCTACGACCTCGTCAAGGAGGTCGCCGCGACCGGCACGCTGCCCGTGGTGCTGTTCACCGCCGGTGGCATCGCCACCCCGGCGGACGCCGCGATGATGATGCAGCTGGGCGCCGAGGGCGTCTTCGTGGGCTCGGGAATCTTCAAGTCCGGCAACCCCGCGCAGCGGGCCGAGGCGATCGTCAAGGCCACCACCTTCCACGACGACCCCGACATGGTCGCGAAGGTCTCGCGGGGTCTGGGCGAGGCCATGGTCGGCATCAACGTGGAGGAGATCCCGCAGCCGCACCGGCTCGCCGAGCGCGGCTGGTAG
- the pgsA gene encoding phosphatidylinositol phosphate synthase — MLERFKGFWQGVVLMPFVRLFIKLGISPDTVTLVGTIGVCAGALIFFPIGELLIGVLFITAFVFSDLVDGKMARELGRSSKFGAFWDSTLDRFGDGAIFGGLALYFAGVGDSYLYLCVSLYCLVMGSVTSYARARAESLGMDARGGIAERADRLVSILVMTGLGAIFDLPILMYVTLWVLAVANTYTVGFRVLKVRRQALVLDAATAAAAPPAGPPSGESAGPTPQA, encoded by the coding sequence ATGTTGGAGAGATTCAAGGGGTTCTGGCAGGGCGTCGTGCTGATGCCCTTCGTCAGGCTCTTCATCAAGCTCGGGATCAGCCCCGACACCGTGACCCTCGTCGGCACCATCGGCGTCTGCGCCGGGGCGCTGATCTTCTTCCCGATCGGCGAGCTGCTCATCGGCGTCCTGTTCATCACCGCGTTCGTCTTCAGCGACCTGGTCGACGGCAAGATGGCCCGCGAGCTGGGGCGCAGCTCGAAGTTCGGCGCGTTCTGGGACTCCACCCTCGACCGGTTCGGCGACGGGGCCATCTTCGGCGGGCTGGCGCTCTACTTCGCCGGCGTCGGCGACAGCTACCTCTACCTGTGCGTCTCGCTCTACTGCCTGGTGATGGGCTCGGTGACCTCCTACGCCCGGGCCCGCGCGGAGTCGCTGGGCATGGACGCCAGGGGCGGGATCGCCGAGCGCGCCGACCGCCTGGTCTCGATCCTGGTGATGACCGGGCTCGGCGCGATCTTCGACCTGCCGATCCTGATGTACGTCACGCTCTGGGTCCTGGCCGTCGCCAACACCTACACCGTCGGCTTCCGCGTGCTCAAGGTGCGCCGCCAGGCGCTCGTCCTCGACGCGGCCACCGCGGCCGCCGCACCCCCGGCCGGACCCCCCTCCGGCGAATCGGCAGGACCCACCCCCCAGGCCTAG